One Candidatus Korarchaeum sp. DNA segment encodes these proteins:
- a CDS encoding pyruvate kinase alpha/beta domain-containing protein, protein MVDVERKVTYFEYCGEVNTEKVLFLAKLFCENSNISKIVIASETGRSAVRALDIFRGTNVKIIVVTHYPAETWGPRGNIPIGLKRNEYLKNLKKLEEYGCRIVQGTRPFAPPSRSIYWEHPTPEGIIDRVLEIFGAGTKIAIEAAIMATDAGEVDEGEEIVSCAGTYKGLDTALVVKTAYSMNSFKDFEVKEIIAKPLCRVKELPEYEYEKWKGDIDSYYTQLAY, encoded by the coding sequence ATGGTAGATGTTGAAAGAAAAGTTACATATTTCGAATATTGTGGTGAGGTGAACACCGAGAAAGTTCTCTTTTTGGCTAAATTATTTTGTGAAAATTCAAATATTAGCAAAATTGTGATAGCTTCTGAAACTGGCAGGAGTGCAGTAAGAGCCCTTGACATATTTAGGGGAACAAACGTTAAAATTATTGTTGTAACTCATTATCCAGCTGAGACCTGGGGTCCGAGGGGAAACATTCCTATAGGTTTAAAACGGAATGAGTACTTAAAAAATCTTAAAAAGCTTGAAGAGTATGGATGTAGAATTGTTCAGGGGACCAGACCCTTCGCCCCACCTTCACGTTCCATATATTGGGAGCATCCCACCCCTGAAGGCATCATCGACAGAGTTCTTGAAATTTTCGGAGCCGGCACAAAAATAGCCATAGAAGCCGCAATAATGGCTACAGACGCAGGCGAAGTAGATGAAGGCGAAGAAATCGTATCATGCGCAGGCACATACAAAGGCTTAGACACAGCCCTTGTAGTAAAAACAGCCTACAGCATGAACTCCTTCAAGGATTTTGAAGTTAAAGAAATAATAGCTAAGCCACTGTGCCGCGTAAAGGAACTCCCAGAATACGAATATGAAAAATGGAAAGGCGACATAGACAGCTATTATACACAATTAGCATATTAA
- a CDS encoding NADH-quinone oxidoreductase subunit J, which yields MNLPMDLNLLIFLISAMLALISSLLVVFHRSIVYSAFFLSMVGIANALLFSLLGFPIIALFHLIVYVGAAVTFILFSLVMMREVPTVEPGLKVAALSSLVLAALVLSRIFLSVSAQPSFYLEYRELTSILVERYWFALIVASFALVTTLIEAITLARREV from the coding sequence ATGAACCTGCCGATGGATCTTAACCTTTTAATCTTCCTGATATCAGCTATGCTCGCTCTGATATCATCGCTACTCGTCGTCTTCCATAGGTCCATAGTGTACTCAGCCTTCTTCCTGTCCATGGTAGGCATAGCTAACGCCCTACTCTTCTCCCTACTGGGGTTCCCCATAATAGCTCTCTTCCACCTCATCGTCTACGTAGGCGCTGCTGTGACATTCATACTATTCTCCCTCGTGATGATGAGGGAGGTCCCCACCGTAGAGCCAGGCTTGAAGGTAGCTGCACTCTCATCGCTAGTATTAGCGGCACTGGTCCTTTCTAGGATATTCCTCTCCGTCAGCGCTCAACCCTCATTCTACTTGGAGTACAGAGAGCTCACTTCAATACTGGTTGAGAGGTACTGGTTTGCTCTGATAGTGGCTAGTTTCGCGCTAGTGACCACGTTGATAGAGGCGATAACCCTAGCTAGGAGGGAGGTCTGA
- a CDS encoding NADH-quinone oxidoreductase subunit N — MRMEEIIWTLIFVLGAPGLVLPLIDYTRGTRVSPYITLLSTASAMVLLTTLIGKEATIFSGALRLDPLSTYLSLIATLGSFLVTLASLSQARDWSTSPSLYSLVLLSLLGVYFLLYVNDASVLIAAWALVAVASYVIVGIRKDESSLEASVKYALMGVISSSLLVFGVALVFGVIRVSSLSPLERVPMGMSLILLVGVLLLISAFGFKMGVVPFHAWLPDVYGGAHPLLVSFVSGVIKLVSIGAFLRVLQPLIQPIGYYWVITIALLSILTMFYGNLAALVQRNVQRMMAYSSIAQAGYFLIAFTALYSAASRELALQAIGLQVTTYVLAKVGIFVGLGYLARKGFDLTLDGLKGVGRTMKMSCSMLAILMFSLMGMPPLIGFWSKFMYVFLSVMDLAPWLALIGIVNSGISVGYYALVIRYMYFANPASGAVESMRDPEIYVLLVTGVLTTLLGLGFVDQLVKLLS; from the coding sequence ATGAGGATGGAGGAAATCATCTGGACCTTAATATTTGTTTTAGGAGCTCCTGGACTCGTACTACCGCTGATCGATTACACGAGGGGGACCAGGGTAAGCCCCTACATAACGCTCCTCTCCACGGCCTCAGCTATGGTTCTCCTAACAACCCTTATTGGGAAGGAAGCCACTATCTTCAGTGGAGCTCTTAGATTAGACCCTCTATCGACCTACCTCTCACTAATAGCCACTTTAGGATCCTTCTTGGTGACCTTAGCATCCCTCTCCCAAGCTAGGGATTGGAGCACCTCACCCAGCCTCTACTCCCTGGTACTGCTCTCCCTACTCGGGGTCTACTTCCTGCTATACGTCAACGATGCCTCGGTGCTCATAGCAGCGTGGGCACTGGTGGCGGTCGCTTCCTACGTGATAGTGGGTATCAGGAAGGATGAAAGCTCCTTAGAAGCTTCTGTGAAGTACGCTCTGATGGGTGTGATATCCTCCTCCCTCCTAGTCTTCGGCGTGGCTTTGGTCTTCGGGGTAATCAGGGTGAGCTCCCTCTCCCCCTTGGAGCGCGTCCCGATGGGCATGAGTCTAATACTGCTTGTAGGCGTCCTGCTCTTAATATCGGCATTCGGGTTCAAGATGGGAGTGGTCCCGTTCCACGCGTGGCTGCCCGATGTGTACGGAGGGGCTCATCCCCTTCTCGTATCCTTCGTCTCGGGAGTGATAAAGCTCGTGAGCATAGGGGCTTTCCTAAGGGTTTTACAACCCCTAATTCAGCCTATAGGCTACTATTGGGTCATTACGATAGCTCTTCTATCGATTCTGACGATGTTCTACGGTAACTTAGCTGCTTTGGTTCAGAGAAACGTTCAGAGGATGATGGCTTACTCCAGCATAGCTCAAGCGGGCTACTTCCTCATCGCTTTCACGGCCCTCTACTCCGCAGCCTCCAGGGAGTTAGCCCTGCAGGCGATAGGGCTTCAGGTCACCACTTACGTGCTCGCCAAAGTGGGGATATTCGTGGGCTTGGGTTACTTAGCGAGGAAGGGGTTCGACCTCACTCTGGACGGGCTTAAAGGTGTAGGAAGGACGATGAAGATGTCTTGCTCAATGTTAGCCATTCTAATGTTCAGTTTAATGGGTATGCCACCTTTAATTGGCTTCTGGAGTAAGTTCATGTACGTCTTCCTCTCAGTGATGGATCTGGCCCCATGGCTCGCCCTGATAGGCATAGTCAACAGCGGCATATCAGTGGGTTATTACGCGCTGGTGATAAGGTACATGTACTTCGCTAATCCAGCGAGCGGGGCCGTTGAGTCCATGAGGGATCCTGAGATCTATGTGCTCCTAGTAACGGGGGTACTCACGACGTTACTCGGCCTAGGGTTCGTGGATCAGCTCGTTAAGCTCCTCTCGTAG
- the nuoH gene encoding NADH-quinone oxidoreductase subunit NuoH, whose product MDSLKLLFEPYIFIPLVFPGLIAAFALLLIIIWLERKIAAKVQLRYGPLYVLKPLGGIIQTVADLLRYLFQEPILPKEVDKVAFLMTPVLLFGLSYLPLVAIPVSPTYYAFRSDVSLLIVLALTTLAPIFTVVMGWASNNKFSLIGGVREGYLVTSYEIPIFLSALSMAILYNSLDLVEIAEAQRGLWGVFLNPIAAINMLLLMYMSTSRFPFEIPEAESEIVAGPYTEYSGIIYGLVMGASYVKLYVLSLVYSILFLGGWNPLPSTDPLVAGAVLFSKAFLLVALGAFLRAVYPRFRIDQAISIGWKIAFPLSLISIIISLLLVMGGVSFVGK is encoded by the coding sequence ATGGACTCACTGAAGCTCCTGTTCGAGCCCTATATCTTCATCCCCCTAGTTTTTCCCGGGTTGATAGCAGCTTTCGCCTTACTACTCATAATAATATGGCTTGAGAGGAAGATAGCTGCTAAGGTACAGCTTAGATACGGCCCTCTTTACGTCCTCAAACCTCTAGGAGGGATTATACAAACTGTAGCGGATCTCCTTAGGTACCTCTTTCAGGAGCCCATACTGCCTAAGGAAGTTGATAAGGTGGCCTTCCTCATGACGCCGGTCCTCCTCTTCGGCCTCTCCTACCTTCCTCTAGTAGCGATACCAGTAAGCCCCACCTACTACGCCTTCAGGAGTGATGTCTCGCTCCTCATAGTCCTAGCCCTCACTACTCTAGCCCCCATATTCACGGTGGTCATGGGGTGGGCTAGCAACAACAAGTTCTCGCTGATAGGTGGAGTTAGAGAGGGTTACCTGGTGACCTCTTACGAGATTCCGATTTTCCTCTCAGCTCTATCGATGGCCATTCTCTACAACTCGCTGGATTTAGTTGAGATAGCTGAGGCTCAGAGGGGTTTATGGGGGGTTTTTCTCAACCCAATAGCGGCGATCAATATGCTCTTACTCATGTACATGTCCACCTCCAGGTTCCCGTTCGAGATCCCAGAGGCCGAGAGCGAGATAGTGGCGGGGCCCTACACAGAGTACAGCGGGATAATCTATGGCCTCGTGATGGGGGCTTCATACGTTAAGCTGTATGTCCTCAGCTTGGTCTATTCAATACTCTTCTTGGGCGGGTGGAACCCTCTCCCATCAACGGATCCTCTCGTAGCGGGGGCCGTGCTCTTCTCGAAGGCCTTCCTGCTCGTGGCACTGGGGGCATTCCTAAGGGCGGTCTACCCGAGGTTCAGGATAGATCAAGCCATTAGCATAGGTTGGAAAATAGCTTTTCCACTCTCCCTTATTTCAATTATAATCTCGCTGTTATTAGTCATGGGAGGTGTGAGTTTTGTCGGTAAGTAG
- a CDS encoding complex I subunit 5 family protein, whose protein sequence is MKLEVPVMFLSVVIPILISLFFPMLKSKRLLTVLSTLLLLIPLTVITWLVAISGLREPALDPVVLSNPTLGNFSMLLDAVSAPVAISIGLVTSMISVYSLRYMEHRFEEMEREGHRPASWGVYFMLYVMFSAAMMGTVLSTNLIEFYLFLEVSLLPSFLLIAFYGYGKRERIALLYLIWTHVGALAFLVGVLLLGLNARTFDFYNPIREVANLGLGEALPEAMRLPIFVAILIGLFVKMAVFGVHIWLPYAHAEAPTPVSALLSPNLIGIAGYALVRIAYVLFPSEFEVAAPYLLGLALLTIIYGGLMALAQDDFKRFLAYSSVSQMGYLLMGIASITSLGMAGALLHYAAHAVGKALLFATAGVLITQLHGLRSISRMGGLASKMPLTAALALIGFMHITGVPPSLGLWSEILILAGVSDFSMRIGHFVTVVALLLMGIGLSTAYSFVTMRRIFFGRESEVAEHASEAGYDLIGPMIVIAALGLLLFLLPQLLIDPMVSYLKLLLG, encoded by the coding sequence ATGAAGCTGGAAGTTCCGGTGATGTTCCTATCCGTAGTTATACCGATCCTAATATCCTTGTTCTTCCCTATGCTTAAGAGCAAGAGGCTACTGACTGTCCTCTCAACCCTCCTCCTACTGATACCTCTAACAGTAATCACGTGGCTGGTAGCCATTAGTGGCCTCAGGGAACCAGCTTTAGATCCAGTTGTGCTCAGCAATCCGACTCTAGGGAACTTCTCGATGCTACTGGACGCTGTATCAGCCCCTGTAGCGATCTCAATAGGTTTAGTGACCTCTATGATCTCGGTATACTCCCTAAGGTACATGGAGCACAGGTTCGAGGAGATGGAGAGGGAGGGTCATAGGCCCGCGAGCTGGGGAGTCTACTTCATGCTTTACGTGATGTTCTCAGCGGCTATGATGGGAACAGTACTCTCAACCAACTTGATAGAGTTCTACCTGTTCTTGGAGGTCTCCCTCCTTCCAAGCTTCCTCCTGATAGCTTTCTACGGTTACGGGAAGAGGGAGAGGATAGCTCTGCTCTACCTCATATGGACCCACGTCGGTGCCCTCGCATTCCTAGTCGGAGTGCTCCTTCTGGGTCTCAACGCCCGTACCTTCGACTTCTATAACCCCATCAGGGAGGTAGCGAACTTAGGGTTAGGGGAGGCGCTTCCCGAGGCGATGAGACTCCCGATCTTCGTAGCTATACTGATAGGGCTCTTCGTCAAGATGGCAGTCTTCGGAGTTCACATATGGCTTCCCTACGCACATGCTGAGGCTCCTACGCCCGTTTCAGCTCTGCTTTCTCCGAACCTGATAGGAATAGCGGGTTACGCTCTCGTGAGAATAGCCTACGTGCTCTTCCCATCGGAGTTCGAGGTAGCGGCTCCTTACTTACTGGGATTGGCCCTGCTGACGATAATATACGGGGGCCTAATGGCCCTGGCTCAGGATGACTTCAAGAGGTTCCTGGCCTACTCCAGCGTCTCGCAGATGGGGTACTTACTGATGGGAATAGCTAGCATAACCTCGCTAGGCATGGCAGGAGCTCTGCTGCACTACGCAGCTCATGCGGTGGGGAAAGCCCTTCTATTCGCTACCGCGGGTGTACTGATAACGCAGCTACACGGTCTGAGGAGCATAAGCAGGATGGGAGGACTGGCTTCCAAGATGCCCCTGACAGCGGCCCTAGCCCTCATAGGATTCATGCACATAACTGGCGTACCTCCCTCGTTAGGGCTCTGGAGTGAGATACTGATACTAGCAGGGGTCTCCGACTTCTCGATGAGGATAGGGCACTTCGTGACCGTGGTGGCCCTGCTCCTGATGGGTATAGGCCTCTCGACGGCATACTCCTTTGTCACGATGAGGAGGATATTCTTCGGTAGGGAATCGGAGGTCGCAGAACACGCTAGTGAAGCAGGTTACGATCTAATCGGTCCGATGATCGTTATAGCTGCTTTAGGACTTCTCCTCTTCCTACTGCCTCAGCTACTCATAGACCCGATGGTGAGCTACCTGAAGCTGCTGCTAGGGTGA
- a CDS encoding NADH-quinone oxidoreductase subunit D, which yields MSSPEEKELELLIGPQHPASGHMRLVARVDGDVVVELRPNIGYVHRSVEKLAEVKKYLQIIPLVERPSLADTTANNLAYVMALEKLLGIEAPERAKYLRTLLAEINRIHSHLYGLGIHGVMIGSSTAYMWCFGDREPFLELAQELTGARLTYSYIVPGGVRRDLPAGFGERAEKVLRYMENRMKDYFDLYFNNPVVRARLEGVGTLSREDAIRLGVTGPNLRASGVAYDVRRADPYAAYPELEFDVITEEAGDSFARVMVRVREIVESMGIIRQVLRKIPEGPILHENYEKLIPPKTREVMKRKGIIKFPSVFANLRVPAGEAISRVEGGRGEVVFHIVSDGKPSPYRMRMVTPSFRNVILFEHLTKGARVADIPAIYGSLDYFPPEADR from the coding sequence ATGAGTTCCCCGGAGGAGAAGGAGCTTGAGCTATTGATAGGGCCTCAGCATCCGGCTTCAGGTCACATGAGGCTGGTAGCGAGGGTAGATGGTGATGTAGTGGTTGAGCTGAGACCCAACATAGGTTACGTTCACAGGTCAGTTGAGAAGCTAGCTGAGGTGAAGAAGTACCTTCAGATAATCCCACTAGTTGAGAGACCGTCGCTAGCTGACACTACAGCTAATAACCTAGCTTACGTCATGGCCCTGGAGAAGCTCTTGGGGATAGAGGCTCCCGAGAGAGCTAAATACCTTAGGACTCTCTTAGCGGAGATAAACAGGATTCATAGCCATCTTTACGGATTAGGGATCCATGGGGTCATGATAGGATCCTCTACAGCCTACATGTGGTGCTTTGGCGACAGAGAACCGTTCTTGGAGTTGGCCCAGGAGCTCACGGGGGCTAGGTTGACTTACTCCTACATAGTACCGGGAGGGGTAAGGAGAGATCTGCCAGCTGGGTTCGGGGAGAGGGCCGAGAAGGTCCTGAGGTACATGGAGAACAGGATGAAGGACTACTTCGACCTCTATTTCAATAACCCCGTGGTCAGGGCTAGGCTCGAGGGAGTGGGTACGCTCAGCAGAGAGGATGCTATAAGGCTCGGGGTAACGGGGCCTAATCTGAGGGCTAGTGGAGTGGCTTACGATGTGAGGAGGGCTGATCCCTACGCCGCTTACCCTGAGCTAGAGTTCGATGTGATCACTGAGGAAGCTGGCGACTCCTTCGCCAGGGTCATGGTGAGGGTCAGGGAGATAGTTGAGAGCATGGGGATAATAAGACAAGTCCTCAGGAAAATACCTGAGGGTCCTATCCTACATGAGAACTACGAGAAGCTGATACCTCCGAAAACTAGGGAAGTTATGAAGCGTAAAGGCATCATCAAGTTTCCCTCAGTCTTCGCGAATCTCAGAGTACCTGCTGGCGAGGCTATCTCACGAGTCGAGGGCGGGAGAGGGGAGGTAGTATTCCACATAGTGAGCGATGGGAAGCCCAGCCCATACAGGATGAGGATGGTGACCCCCTCCTTCAGGAACGTCATCCTCTTTGAGCATCTTACGAAAGGAGCTAGAGTAGCTGATATCCCAGCTATTTACGGGAGCTTAGACTACTTCCCCCCGGAGGCTGATAGGTGA
- the nuoK gene encoding NADH-quinone oxidoreductase subunit NuoK: MEVQYYLLLSAALLSIGIYGILTRRNMIRMLLSAEIIFNAALLSLLSLASLDASYGTVGGALAVIAISLSAAEVGVVVSIAILMFRMRGTLDTYELRKFRG; encoded by the coding sequence ATGGAGGTCCAATATTACCTGCTGCTCTCAGCAGCGCTCCTCTCCATAGGTATCTACGGGATCCTCACCAGGAGGAACATGATAAGGATGTTATTATCAGCTGAAATAATTTTTAATGCTGCTCTCCTCTCCCTTCTCTCTCTGGCCTCCCTCGACGCGAGCTACGGGACGGTCGGGGGAGCTCTCGCTGTGATAGCGATCTCGCTATCGGCAGCTGAGGTGGGTGTCGTAGTATCGATCGCGATACTGATGTTCCGTATGAGAGGTACTCTCGATACTTACGAGCTTAGGAAGTTCAGGGGGTAA
- a CDS encoding NADH-quinone oxidoreductase subunit L, which yields MYAMLTWSVPFVGAVLSLILNKAGRVRDVVAVLAILASAIFSTLTLMEFLYSDKPIHISYSWINSLMISMGVYVDSLSAYMSLIVAWLSFLIAAYSLKYMEGDPGLTRYWFFFDFFVGSMLLLVLADNLILMFLGWEGTGLASYALIGHWYTDEEERCVGDIGRRALGVPMWFTPSHSGLRAIVFTRLGDVGFVLGIGVLYYLSHTFSIPEIAERTVEWAQPLAQSGLLLPFLLIFSLGAFAKSAQFPFHEWLVTAMTGPTSVSALIHAATMVKAGVYFLLRFSPIFVLAAHEVHVAEPQVRAFFTSVSLIGAFTAFMMASQALVSRELKLILAFSTASQLGYMFLAIGSAGLIAEFPAGFIAGFSHLMSHAVFKASLFLVAGAVIHAVHSRFIDDMGGLWSLMKWSFLAMSLAALSLMGVPPFMGFWTKDSVLEVAKESRLLIPFSLAVITAGLTAFYSTRMVIRTFLTEREHHHGHYHEAHPLMLLPYLALALVSLALGIMWPIYGPELMSSMSRNVLGIHEEFHPEVHLDLGLLALSLGIVLSGIISASLLYLTERGRATDLIRGSLGGAIHSFLYDRWFINSIYYRLIVSGFSWLSRNVFRYFDSAIIDSFYHSFIPRLIGVLSTLGFRYFETEVVDETYHERVVRGFTSLGFFLRRLQTGLINQYLLIFVLGLIIVLLIVLWVG from the coding sequence ATGTACGCTATGCTCACATGGTCTGTCCCCTTCGTAGGGGCGGTGCTCTCACTGATCCTGAACAAGGCTGGGAGAGTTAGGGACGTAGTGGCGGTGCTTGCGATACTAGCCTCAGCTATATTCTCAACTCTGACCTTAATGGAGTTCCTCTACTCAGATAAACCGATTCACATATCTTACAGCTGGATAAACAGCCTGATGATCTCGATGGGTGTTTACGTAGACTCGCTAAGCGCCTACATGTCCCTAATAGTTGCTTGGTTGAGCTTCCTAATAGCCGCGTATAGCCTGAAGTACATGGAGGGCGACCCCGGCCTCACGAGGTACTGGTTCTTCTTCGACTTCTTCGTCGGTAGCATGCTTCTCCTCGTGCTAGCTGACAACCTGATACTGATGTTCCTGGGATGGGAGGGGACGGGACTCGCTTCCTATGCCCTAATAGGTCATTGGTACACGGACGAGGAGGAGAGGTGCGTCGGGGACATAGGCAGGAGAGCCTTAGGTGTTCCTATGTGGTTCACACCGAGCCACAGCGGTCTGAGGGCTATAGTCTTCACAAGATTGGGGGACGTGGGGTTCGTATTGGGTATAGGGGTCCTCTACTACCTCTCCCACACCTTCTCCATCCCGGAGATAGCAGAGAGGACAGTCGAATGGGCTCAGCCGCTGGCTCAGAGCGGTCTACTTCTCCCCTTTCTCCTGATATTCTCGCTAGGGGCCTTCGCTAAGTCAGCTCAATTCCCCTTCCACGAGTGGCTCGTAACGGCCATGACGGGTCCTACGTCGGTCAGCGCGCTGATACACGCAGCTACCATGGTGAAAGCCGGAGTATACTTCCTCCTGAGGTTCTCCCCCATATTCGTCCTCGCCGCGCACGAGGTCCATGTCGCTGAACCCCAGGTGAGGGCCTTCTTCACATCGGTATCGCTGATAGGGGCCTTCACGGCATTCATGATGGCATCCCAAGCTTTAGTATCGAGGGAGCTGAAGCTGATACTGGCTTTCTCAACTGCCTCCCAGCTCGGCTACATGTTCCTAGCCATAGGGTCAGCCGGTCTGATAGCCGAGTTCCCAGCCGGATTCATAGCAGGCTTCTCCCACCTGATGAGCCACGCTGTGTTCAAGGCCTCCCTTTTCCTGGTGGCCGGGGCGGTGATACATGCAGTTCACTCTAGGTTCATAGATGACATGGGAGGTCTCTGGAGCCTCATGAAGTGGTCCTTCCTGGCCATGAGCTTGGCAGCGTTGAGCCTCATGGGAGTGCCTCCTTTCATGGGGTTCTGGACCAAGGACTCCGTTCTCGAAGTAGCCAAGGAGTCGAGGTTGCTCATCCCCTTCTCCTTAGCAGTGATAACAGCGGGTTTAACCGCATTCTACTCAACTAGGATGGTGATAAGGACCTTCTTAACGGAGCGCGAGCATCATCATGGGCACTACCATGAAGCACACCCGCTCATGCTGCTTCCATACCTCGCCCTAGCCTTGGTCTCACTCGCTTTAGGGATAATGTGGCCCATCTACGGCCCAGAACTCATGAGCAGCATGAGCCGAAACGTGCTTGGGATCCATGAGGAGTTCCACCCCGAGGTGCACCTGGACTTGGGACTCCTAGCCCTATCCCTGGGGATCGTTCTCTCCGGTATAATCTCAGCGAGCCTCCTTTACCTCACTGAGCGTGGGAGAGCTACTGATTTAATCAGAGGGAGCTTAGGAGGAGCTATTCACTCTTTCCTCTACGATAGGTGGTTCATAAACTCTATCTACTATAGGTTGATAGTCTCAGGGTTCTCTTGGCTCTCCAGGAACGTTTTCAGATACTTCGATTCGGCCATAATAGACAGCTTCTACCACAGCTTCATACCTCGGCTCATAGGGGTTTTGAGCACGCTGGGCTTCAGGTACTTCGAGACGGAGGTCGTTGACGAGACCTATCATGAGAGGGTCGTCAGAGGCTTCACCTCGCTGGGCTTCTTCCTGAGGAGGCTCCAAACGGGATTGATCAACCAGTACCTATTGATCTTCGTTCTAGGCCTCATCATAGTCCTTCTGATAGTCCTGTGGGTGGGATGA
- a CDS encoding HEPN domain-containing protein, producing the protein MKPIDWLERAKKFLRSAERNLMAGEYEIACFDSHQAAELALKGLHIFKYGSRPYTHDLIALAEPLGFHHEFLLALTAFYTPSRYPESAVSFNEGIAIRCLEVAKEVIEFVERELKEGLREIR; encoded by the coding sequence ATGAAACCGATCGACTGGTTGGAGAGAGCGAAGAAATTTCTAAGATCGGCGGAAAGGAACTTAATGGCAGGAGAGTATGAGATAGCGTGCTTTGATTCCCATCAGGCTGCTGAGCTCGCGTTAAAGGGCTTACATATATTCAAGTATGGGTCCAGACCATACACTCACGATCTAATAGCCCTAGCTGAGCCCCTCGGCTTCCATCACGAGTTTCTGCTCGCACTCACAGCATTCTACACTCCCTCTAGGTACCCTGAGTCCGCGGTATCCTTTAATGAGGGGATAGCGATCAGGTGCCTTGAGGTGGCTAAGGAGGTGATCGAGTTCGTTGAGAGAGAGCTTAAGGAGGGCCTTAGAGAGATTCGCTGA
- a CDS encoding NADH-quinone oxidoreductase subunit I — translation MSVSRAIRHAKAILTGFKYLLAGPRLTIMYPDEVQELPEGYRGMIEYDWDSCIKCSLCAMVCPADAMKMYVSREESEREGKVVKRPGINYTRCIFCGFCVDICPTDSLKFTKVHDVAYYTYEEQIYPPVEFRKGVPKPLYFREPRRVRAVLDERRGMRYEPADGS, via the coding sequence TTGTCGGTAAGTAGGGCCATAAGGCACGCTAAGGCTATCCTCACAGGATTCAAGTACCTGTTAGCGGGTCCGAGGCTCACCATAATGTACCCCGATGAGGTCCAAGAGCTACCTGAGGGTTACAGAGGGATGATAGAGTACGATTGGGACTCCTGTATAAAGTGCTCTCTATGCGCGATGGTCTGCCCCGCCGATGCCATGAAGATGTACGTCTCCAGGGAGGAGTCGGAGAGGGAGGGAAAGGTGGTGAAGAGACCCGGGATAAACTACACTAGATGCATTTTCTGCGGTTTCTGCGTCGATATATGCCCGACCGATTCGCTCAAGTTCACTAAAGTTCATGATGTCGCTTACTACACTTACGAGGAGCAGATATATCCTCCAGTGGAGTTCAGAAAGGGAGTTCCTAAGCCCCTCTACTTTAGGGAGCCAAGAAGAGTCCGCGCAGTTCTTGATGAGAGGAGGGGAATGAGGTATGAACCTGCCGATGGATCTTAA
- the nuoB gene encoding NADH-quinone oxidoreductase subunit NuoB, with protein sequence MVCSLEGTLLVGNLERSAKKAVAWLVNKRPIRDLRDWGISFSLWPVHFTTACCGAEFAASAAPKYDAERLGFLPFIGIRQCNLLFIEGTLSKKMAEAAIWVYEQMPDPKFVIGMGACAIDGGIFWNSYNVVRPVDILPVHVFIPGCPPRPEAVAQAIIMLQRKIRSGELVKYED encoded by the coding sequence ATGGTCTGCTCCTTAGAGGGTACGCTCCTAGTGGGGAACTTGGAGAGGTCCGCTAAGAAAGCTGTTGCCTGGTTAGTCAACAAGAGACCGATAAGGGATCTAAGGGACTGGGGTATCTCCTTCTCCCTCTGGCCCGTTCACTTCACCACAGCGTGCTGCGGTGCCGAGTTCGCGGCATCAGCAGCTCCTAAGTATGATGCTGAAAGGCTGGGCTTCCTCCCGTTTATAGGTATAAGGCAGTGCAACCTCCTCTTCATCGAGGGGACGCTCAGTAAGAAGATGGCTGAAGCGGCAATTTGGGTCTACGAGCAGATGCCTGATCCTAAGTTCGTGATAGGCATGGGGGCCTGCGCTATAGACGGTGGTATATTCTGGAACAGCTACAACGTGGTGAGACCTGTAGACATACTTCCCGTTCACGTCTTCATACCCGGATGCCCCCCTAGACCAGAAGCAGTAGCTCAAGCCATAATCATGCTTCAAAGGAAGATAAGAAGTGGGGAGCTGGTGAAGTATGAGGATTGA
- a CDS encoding NADH-quinone oxidoreductase subunit C has translation MRIDDLKREIGTMLSGLGAEVSSRDPNVVEVKVSRERVVEAANKLKEMGMDHVKAVTAIDYPNERFEVVYVTSSYSDPDKSFFLVILRVSLPYDDPRMPSLVGVWQSVLYQEQEEHDLLGVYFEGNPRMGERLLLPENYTGVPPLRKEFNVRMEGIDA, from the coding sequence ATGAGGATTGATGATTTGAAGAGGGAGATAGGAACAATGCTGAGTGGTTTAGGTGCTGAGGTGAGCTCCAGAGATCCCAATGTGGTGGAAGTGAAGGTGAGCAGGGAGAGGGTTGTTGAAGCAGCTAACAAGCTCAAGGAAATGGGGATGGATCACGTCAAGGCCGTAACAGCTATAGACTATCCGAATGAGAGGTTCGAGGTAGTCTACGTGACTTCGTCATACTCGGACCCCGATAAATCGTTCTTCCTCGTTATCCTCAGGGTATCTCTACCTTACGATGATCCGAGGATGCCCTCCCTCGTCGGAGTTTGGCAGAGCGTCCTCTACCAAGAGCAAGAGGAACACGATCTCCTGGGAGTGTACTTCGAGGGTAACCCTAGGATGGGGGAGAGGCTGCTACTCCCCGAGAACTACACAGGCGTGCCTCCGCTTAGGAAGGAGTTCAATGTGAGGATGGAGGGGATAGATGCATGA